A part of Leptospira wolffii serovar Khorat str. Khorat-H2 genomic DNA contains:
- a CDS encoding crotonase/enoyl-CoA hydratase family protein encodes MKSYSFIQTEKKGSVFSIVLNRPDARNAMNTQMILELSDALTVYEDDPGSLCAVLSANGMHFTFGLELEDVAKSVISQGRNFFPRDKINPWDIGGTERKRTKPLICAVHGFCLTLGIELMLASDISLAADKTVFAQMEVQRGILPFGGATVRFVRTAGWGNAMRYILTGDNFDANEAHRLGIVQEILPKKELLPRAFELAEKIAVQAPLAVEAVLSNAKKALEIGEAEAFDELVPRVTACLQSEDGQEGIRSLLEKRKANFKGK; translated from the coding sequence ATGAAATCTTACTCGTTTATCCAAACGGAAAAAAAGGGATCGGTGTTTAGCATCGTACTCAATCGCCCGGATGCAAGAAATGCGATGAACACTCAGATGATTCTCGAATTAAGTGACGCCCTCACCGTTTACGAAGACGATCCGGGTTCACTTTGCGCGGTCCTTTCGGCAAACGGGATGCATTTCACTTTCGGATTGGAATTGGAAGACGTAGCCAAATCCGTAATATCCCAAGGTAGGAACTTTTTTCCCCGGGACAAAATCAATCCTTGGGATATAGGCGGAACCGAGCGGAAAAGAACTAAACCTTTGATCTGCGCGGTCCACGGGTTTTGCTTAACTCTAGGTATAGAATTGATGCTTGCCAGCGACATATCCCTCGCAGCGGACAAGACTGTATTCGCGCAGATGGAAGTACAGAGAGGGATTTTACCCTTCGGAGGAGCCACTGTGCGTTTCGTAAGAACGGCGGGTTGGGGAAATGCGATGCGTTACATTCTTACCGGAGATAACTTCGACGCCAACGAGGCACACAGATTAGGAATCGTGCAGGAGATCCTACCCAAAAAAGAACTCTTGCCCAGAGCGTTCGAATTGGCGGAGAAAATCGCAGTCCAAGCTCCCCTGGCAGTGGAGGCGGTTCTATCGAATGCGAAAAAAGCGCTGGAGATAGGAGAAGCGGAAGCCTTCGACGAGCTCGTTCCTCGTGTAACCGCCTGTTTACAATCGGAAGACGGACAAGAAGGGATCCGCTCTCTCTTAGAAAAGAGAAAGGCTAACTTTAAAGGAAAATAA